In the genome of Drosophila kikkawai strain 14028-0561.14 chromosome 2R, DkikHiC1v2, whole genome shotgun sequence, the window taattacagaaACTTGTTTAGGAAGCAATTTATTATGTTTCACAACACATTTAAGTTCTGTTTATCAAGTCTTTACTTTATTATTCCCTCATTCCCGTCAAGAAACAAAGAACTCCTACCAAACCCGCTGCGAAGAAAGAAGCAGGTTATTTCTTTATCTAAAGATACTACGATGATGATGAATGTAGCCTAATCGAGCTTTGTTTCTtcaatatatttgtaatttcTTATCAATGCCTACGCCTCTGGAATCGGtgtaatatatgtatgtacttgtGTGTGAAATATAAACAGGCTACCAACATGTCGACGCTTCGACAATGTCTGCTGCTGTGGAGCGTTGACTACTGGAACTTGGAAGGTAAACCGCTGAATAGTGCGGATCTGCTTTGCTTCTCAGTTGTCAGtcttcagttcagttcagttttcTTTTGACTTTTTCTCCGTTTTGTTGCTCCGCCACAATGCCTCGCGTCAATGAATATGCAACGATAATAATATCTGAATCTCTCTGTATGCACCACTCCTCGGGGACCCCTCCCTTTCCGCTTTAGTCATGGCCGACAATGTGTTCAAGTCGCACGATATCGGGCTGCGGGCGCAGAAGAAGATCCTCTCACGCATGGCCACCAAAAACATAGCCAAGACGTTCATTGATGGTACAACGGCCTCGCTGCTGGACAACCTGTACAGGCTGTGCAAACTGCACACCGGGAACAAGGCCAAGGCGGAgaagctgatcaagaatatcaTCAAGATTGTGATTAAGATTGGAGTCCTGCACCGGAATAATCAGTTTAGCGACGAGGAGCTGCAAAAGGCGGAGAACTTTAAGAGGAAGTTTCAGGTGAGTTTTTGGTATCCTTAATTCTTCTCTTTAACTTTAACacattctttgtttttttcagAACACCCAACTCTCCATCATATCATTCTATGAGGTGGACTTTACTTTCGATTTGGCCTACCTGCAAAAGTCCATTGCCGAATCGCATGTGGCACTCAAGTCCATTGTACAGCCGCATCTCACAGAGAAATCGCTGGGTCGCATCGACGAAGTGTTCGATTTCTTTGGCGAGGCAACGTTGCTGGAGACTGCCTTCCGATCCGACTCCCCCTATCGCGAGGTGATGGGTAAAATCGTGTCTGACATTAATGCCGCCATGGAGATGGGTGACATTTGAAGGGAATGCAGACCTAAGCTGACATTGCGTGCTATGAAAGGCTATTTCTCTATCGAAACCAAAAAGCAGCCAGCTTGCTTAAACCATAAGCGCACCCACCAACACCAAAATACAAAAGTCTAGATTTAGATAGAGAACAGAGATAGGGAGAGCGTTGGGGAGAAAAGCTAGAAAAGACACAAGGAAAACAAAGGAAAGCCAGGCATAAACAgagttaaatttaatttgaatcgGTGATATATCATTGACAACAAATATCAAAAGTGTAAAGACGTCcgtattattgattttttgatGACAACGTTAACGTTAATATTTGTATGTGTACTCaagtctatatatatataatgatGTAGTTTGTAATAATTAGGAAGAACCAAATGCATTTCGCCAAAGGAATTCACCAAACGGAAATTGTAAACTCGAGCAAAATGCTTTTCTTTTAATTGGTGTGTAAGTCGTTGACCGTATATAGTAAGTGTGTGCGTGTaactttatatatgtatatgtactatatatgcGTAAGACCAAGTGTTAAATGGAAAATACTTCAAGCACAAGAAAAGCAATTACTTTTTGATACTCTAAACTCGCTAAAGAACACCGTCTGAATCAGACTTCTATGTACTTAATTAACCTTTGTTGATCAGCGGATCAGCGTCACCTAAACTCACCTGTGTGTGCTAGATGTAAACCATGCTAAGTTGTCACCAGAACCTGTTTATCACCCAGACTCCTTTGCCTATTGATCTTCGTATTTCTCTATGTATTCCAAGCCTCAAAGGGGTCACTAACCTTAAGCATTATTTATGATGATATTCCCACACTGCGCGGTTCCCACAAATGATATTCCAAGTACTTGAAATCGAAACATATCGAAACTATCGGAGAAACAACGCTAATGGGGACAATAATTTCGATATTTCAAGCACCATTTTAGTcgtttagattttaaatatttatttgttgataaaataaaaagcaacaaTTACCGAAAACATCCTTAACTCCTTATAAATCTATTTACTCGGCCCGCTTTTTGCTGAGCAAATCGTGGGCTTCCTCGCCAGCTTCCAGTTGCTGTTGACGGAAGAGCTCAATAAGCTTCTCGGTGGCGGATTGTGGAGTCTCCAGCGGCTTGGAGGCCTCCGTATTCGGGTAAACTTGGCCTTGGGTCTCCGGGGAACGCAGCAGGAAGGGTGTCCAGGGTCCCTGGATGGAGGGCACATCCGTGTGCCACATTTTACGCAAACGCAGAGAGCTGGAGCTGCCGTTTTGGGTCTTTAGCAGGTCTATCCACTTGGAGATCTCCTCCTGGGTGTTGTTTCTGCAGTTCAACCATTCACGATCGCCATTTACTAcgagaaatattattaaatattaaaaactacgTTTTAGAAGCTTAAATTGTTGAAGACTCACAATACTCTCCCACCAAAACGGGTGTGCGATGGCGTCGGGGCTTCACATAGACCACAATACCAGGATTTTCCTTAGCAAAGTCCACCAGGTGGTTCTCAATAAAGTCTCTGTGtaattggaattttaataattaatacatttacagtttaattaaagaatttaacCTACCGCATGCCTCTGCTTGAACCATTGTTTTTGCAGAATTTCAGAGTGATTCGCTGCAGCTGGCAGACATAGCGCCCCAGGCCATTTTGCAGGGGAGCCCGTGGAAAGCCCGACTTCATGAACAAGTGACTGTTTgacattttgtatttgtttttaattcaaatttgcttaaatattaatttttaacaagttTTCCTAATTAGAGACGACGTAACAGCTGACAGCTGTTTCTTGTCGGCGAGGAGCAGCGTTGCCCAGTTAGCTATTTACCGCTAGATCTGGCGGTTTTCAAAAGgataaattttaaactaataataataataaaaataattaccgTTGtcgttaatttaatttttaaaccaacccattaattttgattaaatttttgcattttttaaacatttatttattcaatttttattattaataaataatattccttACTGGACAACACTGGTGAGGAGGCTACGAACTAGCTACTAAGTAGCTAACAAGTACAAGAATTTAGTAAATCGTAAAAGAACtatgtaaaaatttaaaataactaatGCATAATCAAAAATTACTAAACACAGTAAGCCCTTTTTAGATATGACAAAGAAacaaggggaaaaaaaaagttaaatcaTAGCTACTTTTAGCCTATAATCGCTCACCTCTGCCGACAGACGCCTCCCATTCGCCATCTCTGGTCTGATAAAGGTACGAAGAAGCGGCACAAAAGAGAAACCGTGAAATGCAGGCGGCGTCGCTTTTCTTTTGATTGGAAAACTACGAAGCGGAGTAGAAAGCGTGTGCAACGTGTAAAAGTGGAGCGCACGCACCGAGCTGGCCTCGTGTCTTATCATCTGTAAATAGAGCGAAAACATGGCCACCGTAAGcataaaaacacatttttaatCGCTTTTGCAACCATGTAAACAACGGCACACACAGACTTTTGCAGGTTCGAAGTTCTCCACCAAACATGTTCtagccgacgacgacgaagagggggaggaggagcaaacggaggaggacgaggaggaagaAGACTCCGCAAAGTCTGGTTCGACCAGCTCGTTCAGTCTGCAGGAGTGCATCGACGAGTTCCGGGCACGCCGCACCCGCCGGGTGTCCAGCCACAGTCGCGACTGCGACAGCAACTTGCCGAGGAATAATCGGGAGCCAAGAACGCGCCGGACCATGGACGCAGACCTAATCAACCAGAATCGATGCAACAAGGAGCAGGAGCGCAAGGGCAAACCTTGCCAGAACGGCTTCTGCTATTGCTTTACCAGCGACAGTGGCGACTGCGCTTCCACCGCGCCGCCACGTGACCAGCACGTGCGCCTGCCCCGGCGCAGCAGGCGGTCCGAGAGCAGCAAGGTGGGCAAGCAATCTAACTCCTAATTTAACCCTTAATAAACCAggttatttcttttttccagGCCACCAAGCACAACAATCTGGGCAGTCAGGAGAAACAGCAGCCGGAAAAACGCCGTCTGAGTGAACCAGCCAATGTGAAATCCTCGAGCACGTCTCCTCTAACTGCTGTCAGTCGCCTGCGAGCCGTGTCCGGCGACAGTGATCCGCTTATACACATCATCCAGGAGCTGCGCGACAACTGTGTGGTGTCCGAGGTGCGGGTAAATCGTCAAAAGTTGCCCATAGCCACTTGCAGGCACAGGAGAAACACTCAGTCGCAAACTCTCAAGGCAACCACAACGACAAAACAAGCGAGCTACGAGGCCATAGAGTACAAGCCCTCGGCTCCTGTTCTCTCCAACATCAGTGAGCAGGAGTCCGCTGTGGAGGAGGAGTACGAGAAGGAGATGAAGCACGAGAAGGAGTCGTTAGAGCCCTCAAGTCGCCGAAGCTCTGGCTCTCGACGCAGCTCTGGCGGAGGCGGACGTCTTCTGCAGAAGCGCCTCTCCCAAAGAGAAGCCAAGTACAAATCTCGGGTTAGTCAAAAGCCACCGCCGCCAAAGCCACCAAGATGCAGCTCTCACAGTCTCACGGACGGCACCTCGCTCACCTCCACGAATCCCTCTGTGCGAGAAGCAGAGCGTGTTCTAGACGAGTTTCTGCGCAAGCGAGGCGTCCGTGTCCCAGTCAGTAATCTAACCAAGTCAAAGGAGAGCCAGCGCAGATCCTATCCCATGGGTGAGTAGCCAAGTACCAAGGCCCCAAATGAAACCGTAACCAAACCCCCAAACCCCAGCCAAATTAGATTTACCCAAAAAACCAAATGTACATATTTGCCAAAATAAAGAGTTTTGTTTCTGAACATCTTGAGTTACGGTTTCATTTATGGAATCCTTGCCTCCTTGTTTGCTTCACTGATTCAGTTACCCTTGCAGCTGAGGTGGAAAAGCCCAGGAAAAGTCCTAGCAAGGCACATCTGCCCACCTGTCCTTCTCTAAGCGATATTGAGCGCGTGGTGGAGTCCAAGCGTGGCTCGCATTATGCTAGGAATATCCGTCAGGAGACGGGCATCCAAAGCCGGAAGAGTGCCGAATCCAAGCAGATCATACTCGGCTGGACAGAGCCCAAGATCAGCGACATGCTCAACTATGAAGGCAAGCAGAAGGCCAAGGAGTTCGAGACACACGATGCCCCAGCTCAGCCACAAGTGGCAATTGGATGGCAGTTGCCGCAGCCAGTGGTTCCCAAAATCTCCCTGGACACTGTGGATGGCAGCATGAGCGAGAATCTGGCCTCCAATATGGAATACAAGGACACGCCCATCAAGTATCCCCGAGGAATCAAGATCACTGCCACTGGCGGCCAGGCTAGCCAGAAGTTCATTTGGGGCGAGCAGTGGCGAAATTTGTCGCCCTGGAAGAGCAACAAGTCTAAGAAGCTGGGAACCAAGTCCAAGAACTTTCTTAATAACTCCAAGAACAAGATTCTCCGCTTTGTTTCACCCAAGAAATCgaatcagcaggaggagcaacCACAGATTAGAACACCTCCCAAGCTATGCACCGTGGGCGTGCAGACCTCCACATCGCAGCTGGATCTGCAATCCCAGTCGCCGCCAGGTAGCTACCACTCTCCCATGCAGACGACGCCCTCCGCCACAACAACATCCACTCGCCAGCAGCCGTACTTTGACTTTGAGCGCAAGGTGGAGGCACCAACGCCGCCAAAGAAACTGCCACGTGCCAACCGAGCTCGCAAGCTAGATTTTCAAGCAGAACCCACAACGGCGGCCACTTATCGTTCGTATCAGAAGGATCTTGACCACGATGTGACCATAAACAAGATGGGCTACCTGCTGAGCAAAATACGGGCCAATCTGGAGGCTAGCGACGACCGGGCAGTGAGAACATTTCGGGTGAGTTGTACAACACTTTAATGAGGGGACAATCTTAAGATCTAAATAACACTGAAGATGGCGCCTGTGGCGTAATGGTCCGAGCCCAGATAGTGATTGGGAATCTTGCCCACGCGAAAGCAGGCTTGGATCGTGGGAAGTGAGTAGACGCTGATCGGCAGCAGCTTGTGCTTGCTTTTCGAGCAGAGTGATCGCAGGATGTAGTCCACGGTGATCCAGTTGTCCTGGTACGTGGAGACAGTGCCTTCGCCCGGATCTATGATATCGAACCTCATAGTATCCGTCTCCTTGCAGGCTTCCTTTCTTCCTTCCTCGCCGATAAGCAGCTGGATGGGTGAGCTGAATATCTCGCTGTTAAAGTCGCCGGTCAAGACCACTGGTGTGTCGTCCGTGGCAAAGGTGCTTAGCTCCCTGAGAGTTCTGGCCAACTGGGCACAGCGCACGTCCGATCTTTTTGGGTTGTACAGCAAATGAGTGGTGGCCACCACGAATTCCTTGGGAGTTGGGTAGTTCTTAAAGCGAAACTTGGCAAATAACGCCACCATCTCGCGGTTGAGCAGAGCCACATCGGGATCATGCAGCTCCACGGCTTGTTGATCCAGCAACTGGAACTTGGTCGAGTCATAGACAATGGCACAGCCATCCGTCCGTTGGCCGGTCTTCTTTTTGTACACATAGGCCAGCCGTCGGCCGCTGCCCATGCCCAGACCCTGGATGAACGGGGCCAAATGATCGAACTGAATCTCCTGCAGGCACAGGATGTCAGGATTCAGACGGATTAGCTCCCGCTGAAGGTTCTGCTGGCGACGACGCCACGTGAGGAACTCCTGCTGGATATTCTggtacagatacagatgctCCAGCAACAGGTCCTGGGCCAAAATATTGTACGAGACCAGCTTAAAGGTGGCCGCCTTATTGTTGTTAATGCTCTTCCTGCCACCATTGGCACCCAGAATTGGTGTCCAGCGTCGGTTGAAGTCGTAGCTCGTTTCCATTTTCGTGCGTTTTACTTTGACGCTATTCGTGATATTGAGACGCCTGGCGATGGCGCTGGGAATTTCGATGGGGAATGCGCGGAGCAGGGCTTTGTACATCTCCTCAGTTGTGATTCGCCATCGGCCAAAGCGTCTCGCGTCCTTATTATTTggttaaatttataaaacttgaaATTTTGGCTTCGAATGTGACAACGAAAGGGAAGGGGAGGGGATAGAAAATGCTTCAGTCAGCTGTTTTTGCCTTGTTTGCTTTAGTTGTTCCTTTCTTCTTGGCTGGGTTGCATAAGAGATTGTTATCGATAACAAGCAGAGCGCGTTGCTTTATCGAAATTCAAAATGTgtgttattattttcttaacaGGACTGCTCTCGCTCTGATCCTGTGCCTAGCTTTGACTGCACTGATGGACCTACCAGCAGCCTGGCCACCACTTCTGTGGCCACCACTTTGCGGTTGACCAATTGCCAACGAGCCGACAGCGAGCCCATTTATTCAGAGATTGAGGAAGACTGCTTGCGGTTTAGGGGGAGTCCCCATCATGAGGTCAGGACTGCAGCACATCCAAATAATCCTACCATTAGCTCCACGGCCACATCCACGCCCAGCTCTACAGCTTATGTGAGTGAAATCACGCCAGTGCCCTCGCCCTCGCCCGCTGATCTTAGTGCCCTGTACGCCCGGGTGCAGAAGACGCCCAAGAACTCGCCTCAGACAAAGGCACAGGTAGTGCAAAGTGAAGATGAAGTAACCAGGGTTCCGATGGGGCAACCTAAAGCCCAGTTAGTACAGAGTGAAGTAACCACAAAGGCGGCGCAGCAAACCATTGCTGCAGTTCCTAAACCACCCTTGGCCTTGGGTCACTTCCTACACGAATCCCTGAAAAACGGCAGCTTCTTTCAATTCATGCCTTTGCCCGAGGAGCCAGGCAGTAGCTCCGAGACCACCTCCTGCTCGGCCAGTCAGAGCACCGGATCATCGGTGGTTCATCAGCCCAAGCTTAAGTCACCACCGCCACTAACTCATCATTCGCTAAACAACATCAGTGAGAAGGATTCGCCGCCCAAAAAGAACAGGAATCTCTCCCGTTCGGAACTCTCGCTGCAGCGCAGTGAAATCTTTCTGGACAACTTGTGTCGCAGTGAACTAGTGCTAGATCGCCTGGAGAAAGTGCCCAATGTGAGTGATTTATACAAGAAAAAACCTCAAACTTTATTTACAACTTGGAAAAAACTCTCTTTTAGACCTCTTCCCATGTGGATTCCGTGTCCTATGACCTGCCCCATGAAGGTGTGGAAGAGCTGTATGCGGATTATAGCAGCTCTTCTTTTGTGACCAATGAGTACGGCTTAGGGCAGATAGAACCCGAGCCGGAGAACCAAAGTACCCCGAAAAAgaggcaacaacagcagccacagcagcagagCCAGAGGTTCACCACCAAGGTAGAGATTTTTGTTGACTCCCATTAAGGGATACACTCTGTATACACTGTAAATAGCTTCTATCCATCATCACTTGCTGTACTGTACACTCATCCATGGCTTTCTtataaaatacacaaatttGTTGGTTCATCAACTTTGATTCAGTAGATTCAGTTTGTCTTTCAGCCTGCCGCCGCCGGTAATCTAAGCATTGATATTAACGATGGCCCAGCCACGCCGCTGCGTCAAAATCTCAGCTTCAGCTGCCCCACAACGCCCCAGCAGGCGGAGACCGTCCTCCACAACAGCTCTAGTTTGGGTGAGCTGCCCAGTGAGAGCCAACTGATGTCGGTTAGCGCTTTGGCTCGCTATCGCCTGCTGAAGGATGCCCTGCGTCGTTCGTATCGCAAGGGCAAGGACTTTATCAAAGCCGAAAAGCAGCGGCTGGCTCAGAGTTTGAATTTGTCGCGGGATCAGTCCCAGGCAGGGGAGTGCGACAGTAGCACCTACTATGCCAGCTTTAATTTGGATTCCCTGCTGAACGAGTCGCTAAGCACCAGCGAGCAACTGGCCCAGGCTGTTAGTATCTGCCGCCAAATGCCAGAGCTGGAGATCTCCTCGGAGATGGTGGAGGCCGAGCGATTGCTGCTTTTCTCTAGCCTGCGTAAGGCAGCGCCGCTCAGTGAGGATTATGCTGTTGTAGCTGCTGAAAATCCAGGGCGTTCCCAGTGCCTTTTGATTGATGCGATGGAGCTGCCTGTAAGGGCCGATGTGAGCCTGGATATGTTCTTCAACTATCACTttatctgcacctttgagaGCGGCGGTGTCATACGTTCCACGCAGTCGGTGGAGTGTCAGAATGGCTCGGCCTTCTTTAGGGACTGCGGCCTGGAGTTTTACAGTGATGAAAGGTCGGATTCCCTGGAGCTGCGTTGCCAGATCTTCATGCTGCGTCTGCGCAAGGTCTCCACACTTTCCCTGGAGCCTGCCAAATCGCTGGTAAGTAGTACATAGCTCTCCATGCCAGGCTTGAGTCTTATATATTTCGTACCTTGCAGCGTCGTGGCAGTGGCAATCTGGGTtcctccaactccaactcttCAGCGGGTTCTTCTGGACCAGAAAACATAATCTCCCGGTTTAGGTTGCATGCGTCGTTTACCCTGAGAGCCATGGACTTAGCTCCCTTTGAACTGGTGGCCAGTGAGACAAGATCTGGTGACAAGATCTGCCTGCGCAGCTCGAAAACCTGGAAGTTTCCTCTAAGTCCACACTCCAAGTCCACGAATCTGGGACCGGGTATATCCATCACAGGCAGAGTGGATCTACGTCTGCCCAAGATCCATTTCGCTGGTTACCTAAACGTGCAGGATCCTAAGAGCAGACACCACTGGAACCGCCGCTGGTGCAGCCTGGATGGTGTGCTCGTATCCGTTTGGCAGCACGAGCACAATCTGGCAGATGAATCACCCATTTTCACCATGGAACTGCCGGGATGTGGACAAACTGATATATCGGCAGCTCCCCGAGAGCTGTGCGCTCGAGCCAGGAGCTTTCTGGTCCAGGGCAAGCAGTCGGAATACGAATCAGGTGTCTTCTTTGCGGCAGATACTCAAGCGGAGCTGCTAGAATGGCTAACACACTTGAATGAGGCTCTGCGATTTGCCAGGCATTGGCTGAGCGCCACCTGACAGGTGTTGCATTCCATAGATATTCCTTATTTTTCCgccttttttttgcctccttttttttatattttatctatGTTTGTGTTAcgttatgtatttatatatatatattttggtattCTCCgggaattgtaaatttgaatgTTTGCCATGCAAACTTGCCGTTGGAATTGAGTTTAAGTTAAATTGTAGAAAGATATATCTGTAGATTTAGAAAGTAAACATTCCTGGGCCTTTTGGGGGGTGAATAGTCAATAATATCGGAACTATGGATGTATATCGAGAGGAAAATAATGTAAACTTTGatatattgaaattttaaatataacaaaatatgggataaatgttaaaataacgataatattaaaagaaatttgataaaatttcgatagaaaaaaagtttaaaaaaaacttaaattctatatttgaatatttcaaGTAtcaatattttcgatattttgaacGTTAAATTATcccaatatatatgtacatcccTATTGTCTTTCAAGAGaccaaaaattatataaaacatcGAATATTCTGGATGATATTGATAAGTTAAATGtgatatttttgattatttcaagtatcaacatatcaaatttaaaatattttctatatcgtGAATAGAAAACTATCCAGATATGTACATCCATACCACATATATAGTACCCCCCGTTGCTTTTTCTATGGACTTTTGCCGTTCAcgtcacaacaacaacagtttaTTACATACATAATTTACATGGGGGGCTACGAGATAAGACGATAAGATACAGATAGtcgattatatatatatatatttttgatatacATAGGTTACAAATATGATACACAATGTACGTACGTTATATGCGCGCTTCGGGTGTCCCGGTTATCGCCGCCCCACATCCTCACATTCATGCCTAGTTAGTGCCTAAACGCATAGCTATTACATTTTAAGTATATGTACTATTACCTTTAAGCTGCGTTTCTCATGtaatttcgttttcgtttttggttttcgttttcgtttgcTCATTACAGTGCAAAACATAAAGAGAGTCTGAGGTTATGTTTGTTGTGGTATTGTTTCTCAAGCAATTTACATACTTATAACTTGTACACTTGAACTTAAGCACTTACTATTCTCTATTGATCTCTGACAATGATTTTAAAACTGTTTTCTGGTTGGGCTCTAGTCTTCTGTGGCTATTTTGTGGGGGTCTAGGTCTAGGGATATGCAGGTgcgcagtgtgtgtgtgagtcgggcctggtttttctttgttatATGGGGGGATTTTCCTCTGACTTAGCCTCAGGCCAGCACGTACTTCCACACGCGATTCGTTTGATGATTGGTCCCAATCTCGGTCACATACAGTGCCGAACCGTTAACGCTGACCGCCATGGAGTGGGGATTCTTGAAGTCGCCCCAGTGACCAATGATGGCCTCCGAGCGGGGATCAATGGTGAAGCCTCGCACGGGCAGCATCGAAGTGGGTCCATTGACGGCAAACACTATATCGCCATAGCTGGCCACGCCAAAGACGCGTCCTAGATCGGGCTCCTGGATGGTGGCTGCGGGTTCACCCTCGCCATGGGAGGAAATCAAGCCAGCTCTGCAAAGATAAGCTTAAGGATTAAACTGCACTGAGAAAGAATATAAATACTCTTACTTGGGACACACCACACGCATGTTTTCCCGATCGGCAATGCACAGGAGATCCAGGTGTTCCAGCAGGGTGATGGCATGTGGCACTTGCAGGGACAGGAACTCTAAAGAAACAAGGATTGTTAGTTAATCTCAGAGTTAACcaaaatattacgtatacgcaccgGGTGGCTGGGGAATGGTTCTCAATAGTTTACCAGCAGCATTAAACTTCAATATACGACTATTGCAATAACCATCGGCAATGAAAAACTGtggaaaaataggaaaataagaaaaattctCAACTAGACCTCCCTTACTCACCTCTCCCGTGGTGGCCACTGCTATGGAAGTGGGCTTACACAAATGCTTAACGGATGAGC includes:
- the sigmar gene encoding protein salivary glands marred isoform X3; this translates as MADNVFKSHDIGLRAQKKILSRMATKNIAKTFIDGTTASLLDNLYRLCKLHTGNKAKAEKLIKNIIKIVIKIGVLHRNNQFSDEELQKAENFKRKFQNTQLSIISFYEVDFTFDLAYLQKSIAESHVALKSIVQPHLTEKSLGRIDEVFDFFGEATLLETAFRSDSPYREVMGKIVSDINAAMEMGDI
- the sigmar gene encoding protein salivary glands marred isoform X1, whose protein sequence is MYLCVKYKQATNMSTLRQCLLLWSVDYWNLEVMADNVFKSHDIGLRAQKKILSRMATKNIAKTFIDGTTASLLDNLYRLCKLHTGNKAKAEKLIKNIIKIVIKIGVLHRNNQFSDEELQKAENFKRKFQNTQLSIISFYEVDFTFDLAYLQKSIAESHVALKSIVQPHLTEKSLGRIDEVFDFFGEATLLETAFRSDSPYREVMGKIVSDINAAMEMGDI
- the sigmar gene encoding protein salivary glands marred isoform X2, producing the protein MSTLRQCLLLWSVDYWNLEVMADNVFKSHDIGLRAQKKILSRMATKNIAKTFIDGTTASLLDNLYRLCKLHTGNKAKAEKLIKNIIKIVIKIGVLHRNNQFSDEELQKAENFKRKFQNTQLSIISFYEVDFTFDLAYLQKSIAESHVALKSIVQPHLTEKSLGRIDEVFDFFGEATLLETAFRSDSPYREVMGKIVSDINAAMEMGDI
- the mRpL43 gene encoding large ribosomal subunit protein mL43; amino-acid sequence: MSNSHLFMKSGFPRAPLQNGLGRYVCQLQRITLKFCKNNGSSRGMRDFIENHLVDFAKENPGIVVYVKPRRHRTPVLVGEYLNGDREWLNCRNNTQEEISKWIDLLKTQNGSSSSLRLRKMWHTDVPSIQGPWTPFLLRSPETQGQVYPNTEASKPLETPQSATEKLIELFRQQQLEAGEEAHDLLSKKRAE